Proteins from one Alicyclobacillus vulcanalis genomic window:
- a CDS encoding acyltransferase family protein translates to MPKPMGGHGRYMPGLDGLRALAVLAVIAYHVNWSGAPGGLLGVQVFFVLSGYLITDLLVSEWRTTGRIDFKQFWLRRARRLLPALVVMLVVVMIWVYVADRSQFAQFFQDALASLFYVSNWWFIFHKVSYFQSFGRQTPLGHLWSLAVEEQFYLIWPLLLLFALLVLRRRGRILAFTGALALASAAWMAALYQPGMDPTRVYDGTDTRAFGLLIGAMLAFIWPSSGFDRPLARRQRTLLDLVGAASLITILWMIWQTNEYEPFLYRGGLLILSIATAGLVACLAHPSTVLGRCFGAQPWRWIGVRSYGIYLWHFPIIALTTPLIDANDFNLGRAAWQVALAVAISAVSWRVIEEPIRRLGKRRRAEQGAVRGAYRTRRVRGRRRLVYGTGAVAGVAILFCAGMTAYPVVASLGKVHAKPVGQSTADAKTPSSSAHVGSNRGETTKGSPSGTHVTSASHASRDVHVQTIADAKPKRASGAGVTAIGDSVMIDVEGDLEKLLPGIVCDGQVGRQMYEAPQVIQALKAKGKLGHIVILELGTNGPFTKQQLVSVLQSLGPVQKIVLVNTRVPRPWQNAVNQTLAEVAATYPHVVLVNWYQASAGHPEYFWQDGVHLNPTGAMVYAKLVAQAVEQ, encoded by the coding sequence ATGCCAAAGCCGATGGGCGGGCATGGAAGGTACATGCCAGGACTGGACGGATTGCGAGCGCTTGCGGTGCTCGCCGTGATTGCGTATCACGTGAACTGGAGTGGAGCTCCCGGAGGCCTGCTCGGCGTTCAAGTGTTCTTCGTGTTGTCCGGCTACCTGATCACAGACCTGTTGGTGTCGGAGTGGCGGACCACGGGTCGTATCGATTTCAAACAGTTTTGGTTGCGGCGCGCGCGGCGGTTGCTGCCCGCGCTCGTGGTCATGCTCGTCGTGGTCATGATCTGGGTGTACGTGGCGGATCGCTCGCAGTTCGCTCAATTTTTTCAGGACGCCCTCGCGTCGCTGTTCTACGTGAGCAACTGGTGGTTCATCTTTCACAAGGTGTCTTACTTTCAGAGTTTCGGGCGGCAGACCCCGCTCGGGCATCTCTGGTCGCTCGCGGTCGAGGAGCAGTTTTACCTCATCTGGCCGCTCCTGCTCTTGTTCGCCCTGTTGGTGCTCCGGCGGCGCGGGCGGATTCTCGCCTTCACGGGCGCCCTCGCTCTCGCCTCCGCTGCCTGGATGGCGGCGCTGTATCAGCCGGGCATGGACCCCACCCGCGTCTACGATGGGACGGACACGCGCGCGTTTGGCCTGTTGATCGGCGCGATGCTCGCCTTCATATGGCCTTCTAGCGGGTTTGACCGGCCCTTGGCGCGGCGCCAAAGAACGCTGCTCGACCTCGTGGGCGCCGCGAGCCTCATCACGATTCTCTGGATGATCTGGCAGACCAATGAGTATGAACCGTTTCTGTACCGCGGCGGCCTCTTGATTCTCTCGATCGCGACCGCAGGCTTGGTAGCGTGCCTCGCCCACCCGAGCACCGTCCTCGGCCGATGCTTTGGCGCGCAACCGTGGCGCTGGATTGGCGTGCGATCCTACGGCATCTACCTGTGGCACTTCCCGATCATCGCCTTGACGACGCCCCTCATCGACGCGAACGATTTCAACCTCGGGCGCGCGGCGTGGCAGGTGGCGCTGGCCGTGGCCATCTCGGCCGTGTCCTGGCGCGTCATCGAAGAGCCCATTCGCCGACTCGGCAAGCGGCGTCGCGCCGAACAAGGCGCCGTTCGAGGCGCTTATCGCACGCGGCGCGTCCGCGGCCGCCGGAGGCTGGTGTACGGGACGGGCGCGGTGGCGGGTGTCGCCATCTTGTTTTGTGCCGGCATGACCGCTTATCCGGTGGTCGCCTCGCTCGGCAAAGTGCATGCCAAACCGGTTGGCCAGAGCACGGCGGACGCCAAGACCCCTTCGTCGAGCGCGCATGTGGGCTCGAACCGTGGAGAGACTACAAAGGGTTCGCCGTCTGGGACCCATGTCACCTCGGCGTCTCACGCTTCGCGGGATGTCCATGTGCAGACCATCGCCGATGCGAAGCCGAAACGTGCGTCTGGCGCAGGCGTGACGGCCATCGGGGACTCGGTGATGATCGACGTCGAAGGGGATCTCGAGAAGCTCCTGCCCGGCATCGTCTGCGACGGGCAGGTGGGACGTCAGATGTACGAGGCGCCGCAGGTAATTCAGGCCTTGAAGGCGAAAGGAAAATTGGGCCACATCGTCATCCTCGAACTCGGCACCAATGGGCCCTTCACCAAACAACAGCTCGTCTCCGTGCTTCAATCGCTTGGGCCGGTTCAAAAAATCGTCCTGGTCAACACGCGTGTGCCTCGGCCTTGGCAGAACGCGGTCAATCAGACGCTGGCCGAGGTGGCCGCAACCTATCCACACGTGGTCTTGGTCAATTGGTATCAAGCGAGTGCTGGACACCCAGAGTATTTCTGGCAGGATGGCGTCCATCTGAATCCGACAGGCGCAATGGTGTACGCGAAACTGGTGGCACAGGCGGTGGAGCAGTGA
- a CDS encoding Ldh family oxidoreductase: MQRLVAPASLHAFARACFSAAGVSKRDADWSATALVESDLRGISSHGVMRLPWYLRGLRTGKINPAPQFRWKRTGPVTAWLDADDAIGFVSAKEAAQYAVELERETGLGAVAVRRANHCGALFLYAEWATLYGMIGFCCVNTHPALAPPGGRRSVLGTNPLAFAAPTAHDYPLSVDLSTSAISRGAVIEHAHQGQRLPEGAAIDEDGAPTTDPHRALAGALLPMGGAKGYALALMVEVLAGVLSGAQVAREVGYMFADDGQPPGNGLFYLAVHPDRFIGQEGFVDRMGDLIAEIHGTPPASAESPVTVPGERRHREKLRRSREGIPIPDGVWDDLALLSREHGVPLPEVWAVLE, from the coding sequence TTGCAGAGGCTCGTCGCGCCCGCGTCGCTTCACGCGTTTGCCCGCGCTTGTTTCTCGGCAGCAGGTGTCTCAAAGCGCGACGCCGATTGGTCGGCCACGGCCCTTGTGGAGTCGGATCTCCGTGGCATTTCGAGCCACGGCGTCATGCGCCTGCCGTGGTATCTGCGCGGACTCCGGACGGGCAAAATCAATCCGGCACCTCAATTTCGCTGGAAGCGGACCGGTCCCGTCACCGCGTGGCTTGATGCGGACGACGCGATCGGCTTTGTGAGCGCGAAGGAAGCTGCGCAGTATGCGGTGGAGTTGGAGCGCGAGACGGGGCTCGGCGCCGTAGCGGTGCGCCGCGCCAACCACTGTGGCGCACTGTTTCTGTATGCCGAGTGGGCGACGCTGTATGGCATGATCGGCTTCTGTTGCGTGAACACCCATCCTGCCCTCGCGCCCCCGGGCGGGCGGCGGTCGGTACTCGGCACCAATCCGTTGGCGTTTGCTGCGCCGACCGCGCACGATTATCCCCTGTCGGTCGACTTATCGACGAGTGCCATCTCGCGGGGCGCCGTGATCGAACACGCGCATCAGGGACAGCGCTTACCCGAGGGCGCCGCGATCGACGAAGACGGAGCCCCCACGACGGACCCCCATCGCGCGCTCGCCGGAGCGCTCCTGCCGATGGGCGGCGCAAAGGGCTACGCACTCGCGCTCATGGTGGAGGTGCTCGCGGGCGTGTTGTCCGGTGCGCAGGTGGCCAGGGAAGTGGGATACATGTTTGCGGACGACGGTCAGCCGCCCGGCAACGGCCTGTTTTACCTCGCTGTGCATCCCGACCGCTTCATCGGGCAGGAAGGCTTTGTTGACCGCATGGGCGACCTCATCGCGGAGATTCACGGCACACCGCCGGCGAGCGCGGAATCGCCCGTGACGGTGCCCGGCGAGCGGCGCCACCGCGAAAAGCTGAGGCGAAGTCGGGAAGGCATTCCCATCCCCGACGGCGTGTGGGACGATCTCGCCTTGCTGTCGCGCGAACACGGCGTCCCCTTGCCCGAAGTTTGGGCCGTTCTGGAATGA
- a CDS encoding SGNH/GDSL hydrolase family protein has translation MPSIAGGRRFQVWLGACAVALALSACGAEPPQNAPTASAPEGAQSAARPSSPYPLFSAPPSQPVVAMGIGGSVAHGWDDKSGGGYLVRAFQQLTKAGPISFDFVNKSIEGYGPTQMAAKYPAFLREIHPQVVVISWGMLDDIANKTPIPAFEQAVQSEITQALSAHAYVVVVTPPPTGASYGHDVTSESQLVADEVRVAKKFKTPDVIVVDLFNQMKQYLAAHHQSIQMYSADDWHPNTLGHELAGSLLAADLRGILVPAASQGEGGKTSSG, from the coding sequence ATGCCCAGCATCGCAGGAGGTCGTCGCTTCCAGGTCTGGCTCGGCGCTTGCGCCGTGGCCTTGGCGCTCAGCGCGTGCGGCGCCGAACCACCACAGAATGCGCCGACGGCGAGTGCCCCCGAGGGAGCACAGTCGGCGGCGCGGCCCAGTAGCCCCTATCCGCTGTTCTCCGCCCCGCCGTCGCAGCCCGTCGTCGCCATGGGCATCGGCGGTTCCGTGGCCCATGGATGGGATGACAAATCGGGCGGGGGATATCTCGTTCGCGCGTTTCAGCAGCTCACCAAGGCGGGACCCATCTCCTTCGACTTCGTGAATAAGTCCATCGAGGGCTACGGCCCGACGCAGATGGCGGCCAAGTACCCGGCATTCCTTCGCGAGATCCACCCGCAGGTGGTCGTCATCTCCTGGGGCATGTTGGACGATATCGCCAACAAGACGCCCATCCCTGCGTTTGAACAGGCCGTGCAGTCGGAGATCACACAGGCCTTGAGCGCACACGCGTACGTGGTGGTGGTCACACCGCCGCCCACGGGCGCATCCTACGGACACGATGTGACCTCGGAGAGCCAACTCGTCGCGGACGAAGTCCGCGTCGCGAAGAAGTTCAAGACGCCGGACGTGATCGTCGTGGACTTGTTCAACCAGATGAAGCAGTACCTCGCGGCGCATCACCAGTCTATCCAGATGTACAGCGCCGACGATTGGCATCCCAACACGCTCGGCCACGAACTCGCGGGTTCGCTGTTGGCCGCGGACCTGAGGGGCATCCTGGTGCCGGCGGCGAGCCAGGGCGAAGGTGGAAAAACGAGTTCTGGCTGA
- a CDS encoding SGNH/GDSL hydrolase family protein — MQRRWRIGFLAASLIASVLYVPASLTAQAAANPPASASPQKSSAPTEPSDASMGGNVTDSGAAPNPIHVPAGAPSAAGSSSNDANSALNGPSAPVDNRVVRVLVIGSSVARGWKDPKGGGYLHRTFAALSTLTPITYDVIDKAEPGKGVLSIRDTYVGWLETYRPQLVCIAWGGLDDLYQHTPMSVYDEQVRWQIQEALAHHALVMLVTTPVSKASYTSYRASQQALMESEIQVADSFHSPNVYVFNLFDQMKAYLRAHHESVQPLMHDSWHPNARGHALAAELLVKDMLAKFPVTAPVFKAEPSASQGHAQSDKPSGNAAS, encoded by the coding sequence ATGCAACGGCGTTGGAGGATCGGGTTTTTAGCAGCGAGTCTCATCGCGAGTGTGCTGTATGTGCCAGCCTCGCTCACGGCGCAGGCGGCGGCGAACCCGCCGGCCAGCGCATCGCCACAAAAGAGCTCGGCGCCCACCGAGCCGAGCGATGCGTCGATGGGCGGGAACGTCACAGATTCCGGCGCCGCTCCGAATCCGATTCACGTGCCCGCTGGTGCGCCAAGCGCGGCGGGAAGTTCCTCGAACGACGCGAACAGCGCGCTCAACGGGCCCAGCGCGCCGGTGGACAACCGCGTGGTGCGGGTGCTTGTGATTGGCTCGTCGGTCGCGCGCGGGTGGAAAGACCCAAAGGGCGGTGGCTACCTCCACCGCACGTTCGCGGCGCTGTCGACGCTCACGCCCATCACCTACGACGTGATCGACAAGGCGGAGCCGGGCAAAGGCGTGCTCAGCATTCGCGACACGTATGTGGGATGGCTGGAGACGTATCGCCCACAGCTCGTCTGCATCGCCTGGGGCGGGTTGGATGACCTGTACCAACACACGCCCATGAGCGTGTACGACGAGCAGGTTCGTTGGCAGATTCAAGAAGCCCTCGCGCATCACGCCCTGGTGATGCTGGTGACAACGCCGGTCTCGAAGGCGTCCTACACCTCGTACAGGGCGTCGCAACAGGCCCTGATGGAGAGCGAAATCCAAGTGGCGGACAGCTTCCACAGCCCGAACGTGTATGTGTTCAACCTGTTTGACCAGATGAAGGCGTATCTCCGCGCGCATCACGAGAGCGTCCAACCCCTGATGCACGACAGCTGGCATCCGAACGCGCGGGGCCATGCACTCGCTGCGGAGCTTTTGGTGAAAGACATGCTGGCGAAGTTTCCGGTGACGGCGCCGGTGTTCAAGGCTGAGCCCTCGGCTTCGCAGGGCCATGCCCAAAGCGACAAACCGTCTGGCAATGCGGCCTCCTGA
- a CDS encoding acyltransferase, which produces MNQAQAKKPHLYEVDLMRACIILGVICVHVLSSFNVRTPNGSWMDVSSGILMMTFHFTREAFMFITGLVLFYTYYDRPFTATSFWKKRFLLIAIPYIAWTAIYILFQGTFLKGFEWTAPYLLQTFFTSLATAKQYFLYFLLVSMQLYVVFPLMVRWMKRSVRHHRLIFAAAFVVEIGIMIWNQASLQFVNVYQLPAWLRVLVRYRDRDILTYEFWFIAGALFAIYYPRLKAWATSHARLIFWTWAGMWCLLFGIYFFNRDVLHLTGGQIVDTLQPVMVPYSLAVALLLWRAGLEWQARRSRGAMPRASRVIRFFGGVSFGIFLIHPIALRFVELLADQVHVSLPVQYAMLPLWIALTYVSSGVAAYLIGKIPYVGYIVGEKAGPPKFLARKAASSAAG; this is translated from the coding sequence GTGAATCAGGCCCAGGCGAAGAAACCACATCTCTACGAGGTCGACCTGATGCGGGCCTGCATCATCCTCGGCGTCATCTGTGTGCACGTGCTGTCGAGCTTCAACGTGCGAACGCCGAACGGGTCCTGGATGGACGTATCCTCGGGCATCCTGATGATGACGTTCCATTTCACGCGGGAGGCGTTCATGTTCATCACCGGCCTCGTCCTCTTCTATACCTACTACGATAGGCCATTTACCGCGACTTCCTTTTGGAAGAAACGATTTCTGCTCATTGCGATTCCCTACATCGCCTGGACGGCCATTTACATTTTGTTTCAAGGCACGTTTCTCAAGGGCTTCGAGTGGACGGCACCCTATCTCCTGCAGACGTTCTTCACGAGCCTCGCGACGGCCAAACAATATTTCCTTTATTTTCTTCTCGTCTCGATGCAGCTATACGTCGTCTTTCCACTCATGGTCCGCTGGATGAAGCGCTCGGTGCGGCATCACCGCCTCATCTTCGCCGCTGCGTTTGTCGTCGAGATCGGCATCATGATCTGGAACCAGGCATCGCTGCAGTTCGTGAACGTGTACCAACTGCCGGCGTGGCTTCGCGTGCTTGTGCGATATCGGGATCGCGACATTCTGACGTACGAATTCTGGTTTATCGCGGGCGCGCTTTTCGCCATCTACTACCCTCGTCTCAAGGCGTGGGCGACGTCGCACGCGCGCCTCATCTTCTGGACGTGGGCGGGGATGTGGTGCCTTCTTTTCGGCATCTACTTTTTCAATCGCGATGTGCTTCACCTCACAGGAGGCCAAATCGTCGACACGCTGCAGCCCGTCATGGTGCCGTACAGCTTGGCGGTGGCGCTCCTTCTTTGGCGCGCGGGACTTGAATGGCAGGCTCGCCGGTCGCGTGGCGCCATGCCGCGCGCGAGCCGCGTCATTCGGTTTTTCGGCGGCGTGAGTTTCGGCATCTTCCTCATCCATCCGATCGCGCTGCGCTTCGTCGAGCTGTTGGCCGATCAGGTGCACGTCTCGCTCCCGGTTCAGTACGCGATGTTGCCCCTTTGGATTGCCTTGACGTACGTGTCGTCCGGCGTCGCCGCCTATCTGATCGGCAAAATTCCGTATGTCGGCTACATCGTGGGTGAAAAGGCGGGACCGCCCAAGTTTTTGGCGCGAAAGGCTGCGTCCAGTGCGGCTGGCTGA
- a CDS encoding AMP-binding protein, with product MSNLTNALALALDDSSRSVVWDGRWYTAGDLRKHITTLRAELASAGVRAGQRVMGAVPNSYAFVVSYLACLEHGAIFVPANSEMPAGELERALARYQAHCAILAPEAAGRWSDSLQAHGFSRTRSVDMDAAGGQAVQLWQTSDAAPYHVAADAPDERPAVLMFTSGTTGEPKGVLLRHGHLWAAVQNVIESHRLTPSDVAYCILPLFHINGQVIVLLSTLVSGGRIVMRDKFHASLFWDDIRDHGVTWVSCVPTILSIVAKRPAPKEALGTLRFLRSASAPLTPAVAARIEAAFGVPVIEAYGMTEAAGQICTNPIPPGVRKPGSVGKPVGVALVIVDEHRQPLPPYELGEIAIRGAGVIDHYEGREPEPDYGYGPGWIYTGDLGYMDEDGYVYITGRAKEMINRAGEKLSPREIEDVLNAHEAVARSAVVGLPDPLYGERVVAWVVPEEPEGIDADALRAELASFCAEHLAKPKWPAQIVIARSLPVNATGKVQKHVLRNLEPRDRLA from the coding sequence ATGTCCAATCTAACCAACGCGTTGGCGCTCGCGCTCGACGATTCCTCGCGATCCGTCGTGTGGGACGGACGGTGGTACACGGCTGGCGATCTTCGCAAGCACATCACAACCCTGCGCGCCGAACTCGCGTCCGCCGGGGTCCGCGCCGGCCAACGCGTGATGGGTGCAGTTCCCAATTCATACGCGTTTGTGGTCAGCTATCTCGCCTGTCTGGAGCACGGCGCGATTTTCGTCCCGGCCAACAGCGAGATGCCTGCGGGTGAACTCGAACGCGCCCTCGCGCGCTACCAGGCGCATTGTGCCATCCTTGCGCCGGAGGCCGCTGGCCGTTGGAGCGACTCGCTTCAAGCACACGGCTTCTCGCGCACCCGCTCTGTCGATATGGACGCGGCGGGCGGCCAGGCGGTTCAACTGTGGCAGACGTCGGACGCCGCGCCTTACCATGTGGCCGCGGACGCGCCCGACGAGCGTCCAGCGGTCCTCATGTTCACGTCCGGGACCACGGGCGAGCCCAAGGGCGTGCTGCTCCGGCACGGCCATCTATGGGCGGCCGTGCAGAACGTCATCGAGAGCCACCGCCTCACGCCCTCCGACGTCGCGTATTGCATTCTGCCGCTCTTTCACATCAACGGGCAGGTCATTGTGCTCTTGTCCACGCTCGTGTCCGGCGGCCGGATCGTCATGCGCGACAAATTCCACGCCTCCCTGTTTTGGGACGATATCCGCGACCACGGCGTGACATGGGTCTCGTGCGTCCCGACGATTTTGTCCATCGTCGCCAAGCGGCCGGCGCCGAAGGAGGCCCTGGGGACGCTGCGCTTCTTGCGTTCCGCGTCGGCGCCGCTCACGCCCGCCGTGGCCGCGCGCATCGAGGCGGCGTTTGGCGTGCCGGTCATCGAGGCGTACGGCATGACCGAGGCGGCCGGGCAGATCTGCACCAACCCGATCCCGCCGGGCGTGCGCAAGCCGGGATCGGTCGGGAAGCCGGTCGGCGTGGCGCTCGTCATCGTCGATGAGCATCGCCAGCCGCTCCCGCCGTACGAGCTCGGCGAGATCGCCATTCGCGGGGCCGGCGTGATCGACCACTACGAAGGCAGGGAGCCGGAGCCCGACTACGGCTACGGCCCTGGCTGGATTTATACGGGCGATCTCGGCTACATGGATGAGGACGGCTACGTCTACATCACGGGACGCGCGAAGGAGATGATCAATCGCGCCGGTGAAAAGCTGTCGCCGCGCGAGATTGAGGACGTGCTGAACGCGCACGAGGCGGTGGCGCGCTCGGCTGTGGTCGGTCTGCCGGATCCGCTCTACGGCGAGCGCGTGGTGGCGTGGGTCGTGCCGGAGGAGCCCGAGGGCATCGACGCGGACGCGCTTCGTGCGGAGCTCGCGTCGTTTTGCGCCGAGCATCTCGCGAAGCCGAAGTGGCCGGCTCAGATTGTCATCGCGCGGTCGCTCCCGGTGAATGCGACGGGGAAAGTGCAGAAGCACGTGTTGCGCAACCTGGAGCCGCGTGATAGGCTTGCTTGA